A window of the Williamsia phyllosphaerae genome harbors these coding sequences:
- a CDS encoding DUF3710 domain-containing protein encodes MAARRGSRSKDTTDVEPAAGSASGPAEEIGAGRGPYDIEDLASEIDLGNSHLDLGSVLVPVVEGGQVTVEMTADHQPQAVYLVTPHGRISVAAFAAPRSPGMWREVVGELVESLRTEGAETAIEDGHWGREVVAAVPGAVHRFIGVDGPRWMVRCVCSGPPESADDLAPVARAVLSESVVRRGSDPHPPRDALPVILPPVLAEQVAAAQEHMAGETDDSSAEASGVEEPTPADELVIDSLTEGEGAREQIARAQVIAEPDPDAEPVAEVEPEPEPDPEPTRRSSGSALQRLRRRQGR; translated from the coding sequence ATGGCCGCGCGACGCGGATCCCGTTCCAAGGACACCACCGACGTCGAGCCCGCTGCGGGTTCGGCTTCCGGACCCGCCGAGGAGATCGGCGCCGGACGCGGTCCCTACGACATCGAGGACCTCGCGTCCGAGATCGACCTGGGCAACTCCCATCTCGATCTGGGGTCCGTGCTCGTCCCGGTGGTCGAGGGCGGACAGGTGACCGTGGAGATGACCGCAGACCACCAGCCGCAGGCGGTGTACCTCGTGACGCCGCACGGACGGATCAGCGTCGCCGCCTTCGCCGCACCACGGTCGCCGGGCATGTGGCGTGAGGTCGTGGGTGAACTCGTCGAGTCGCTGCGGACCGAAGGGGCCGAGACCGCGATCGAGGACGGGCACTGGGGCCGCGAGGTCGTCGCGGCCGTCCCCGGGGCGGTGCACCGCTTCATCGGAGTCGACGGACCACGGTGGATGGTGCGCTGCGTGTGCAGCGGTCCGCCCGAGTCCGCCGACGACCTGGCCCCGGTCGCCCGTGCCGTTCTCAGCGAGTCGGTCGTGCGCCGCGGCTCCGACCCGCACCCCCCGCGCGACGCGTTGCCGGTCATCCTGCCTCCGGTGTTGGCCGAGCAGGTGGCCGCGGCCCAGGAGCACATGGCCGGCGAGACCGACGACTCCTCGGCGGAGGCGTCGGGCGTGGAGGAGCCGACGCCCGCCGACGAGCTGGTCATCGATTCGCTGACCGAGGGTGAGGGTGCGCGTGAGCAGATCGCCCGCGCCCAGGTGATCGCCGAGCCCGATCCGGACGCCGAGCCCGTCGCGGAGGTCGAGCCGGAACCCGAACCCGATCCGGAGCCGACTCGTCGCTCCTCCGGATCGGCTCTTCAGCGCCTGCGTCGTCGTCAGGGGCGCTGA